A segment of the Tachysurus vachellii isolate PV-2020 chromosome 18, HZAU_Pvac_v1, whole genome shotgun sequence genome:
GGTTACTTCCGTTCATTCCCCTTACTGTGTCAAGCTAGCTAAGCAGCATGCTTCATCACGATCActgctttattattgttattattattattattattattattattattattattattattattatttcacccAAACCTAATTTGAATCATTTCCATTTAATtctaattcataaataaataaaattcccctgtgtcattttaaaataaataaataaataaaatacattccaTTTAATATGGTATTAAATATTGTGATATTGTATGATTAtggtgtgcttttttttttccattgtgcATTTTAGTGTATTTTTCTCTATCAGGCGAGCAATTATACAGCACATAATAAGGAGCTGTATAACCTCGAGTAACCCCGGTGTCCGATAGTAACCCGTAGTTAGTAGAGCTGTGCGCGCGCTCCTCCCACCGCGTGTGTGACTGTGCTGTTGAGCTCGCGCGCTCTCTGATTGGTGGAGAGCGATCACCTCATCCAAAACAGTGGTGAACAGATTCCTGTCAGGACTGTGCACAgacacgtgtgtatgtgtgtgtgtgtgtgtgtgtgtgtgagacatgttAAATACATGTAAATTTAAGATTGTCTGTTGGTttcataaacaataacaaaacaaaccagGTAGTTTTCAtcagtaataacaaacacattagCAACATAGCTTCTGAACTTCAGATTCAATGGCTGCCTCTCTGCATAGAGTCGACTACATATTTTATTACTATTGATTCACATTTCCAGATATTTTTTAACAGTTAatacttcatttaaaaagaagctttaaataacttttaatgTGACTCTTCTTTGATTAAAAGTTTGGGAGAAAAGCCGGATTTGGAAGGCGTCTGAAATACCACACCGCTTGGGAATTTAGCAGTGGAATAATTCCTCCTTAGAGTATTTGGTTGATTGTGTCAGAGCTTGAGAAAGTTAATGAGATTCTTCAGCCTGTGTCTGTGCCCTGAATATGTAATGCTTTCCTGTGCCATTAGCAGTCTCCTCACTGGGCCCCGTAAACCAACGTTACCTGCCCAATGATCAGCAAACTGCTGGCTTTTTGCAGTAGAATCTTAAGAATCAAATAGAATTacaatttaattgtaagtaaatAGCCATCAatagctttttttgttttacagtatttggGTGCACTCTTTATGGCTAAAAGTTTGTGGagccctgaccatcacacacacatgtgcatgttaaacattttaaaaccatGGCATTAATATTGAGTCGGATcgtctttgctgttataataacctacACTTTTCTGTgaaagctttccactagattttggagcatggctgagGGGATTTGTGCTCTCTCAGACATGAAAGCATTAATGAGGTCAGGAACTGATGTTGGGCGAGGCTTTCTGGAGTCTAATTGGTGTTCCTGTTCATACCAAAGGTGCTGATTGGGCTTTTGTTCAGGGCTCTGTTGAGGTCGCTTGACTTCTTGCACAACATTGCTTTGTGCAAATGGACATTGTTGTGCGCCAAGTTTGGGCTCTTATTTTTAGTGAAGGTAAAtcataatgctacagcatacctAGGCAATTCTGTGCTTCTAACTATGGGGCACACAAATTTAGGGAAGGCCTACAAAATGGTTACGATGCTCAGCTGTTTGCAAACCTTTATAGTGTATATACTGAGTCGTTAATTCATGTTTTCTGACTTCCAggtaaatttaataataattaccatTTCTCATCAGCTcgtctctttttattctttcccAGATATGCTCCAGCTCATCCACAACCAGGAGATCCAGGAGTTCCCGGAGTTCTTGTTTGATCACACCACCTTTCCTCCACCACCAGCTCCAACACATGACCTTTCAACCCTGGCTCCTTCCAGCTTGGCTCTCACTTCTCACACTTCCTCCACCTCATCCAATTCGTCAACCATCCTGAGCAGCAGCCCACATCTGGATGCTCTGCTGGGTCCCCCTGTCAGTCACAGCTCCTCCACCCCAGAAAAGACCTTCCATGCTCCAAAATTTCAGCAGTCTTCCTCCACCAAGGTAACATCTACTCCTGTGGCCTCAAGTCAGGTGAAGCAGCTCAAAGCTCAAACAGCTCAACCTGTACTTCACCCACCAAGCCAGGCTCCTCAGAGCCCTACATTCACCTCAAGCCCTCAGCAGCCCGTGACTAACTACACAAACCCGAATGGATACACTGGTATAGGTGCTTCTAccattatcatttatatttaagcaATAAGCTCATGCTAGATCATCTTGTAATGATATTCACATTGTCATAGtgtcaaatataataataaacaaataccaTTTATTACCAGGTAACTACATGTTAAAGACAGTTTGATTTATGGTTGGAATTTGTTTCCAAGACCAATGTTAATATCTGTGTATAAATTTATTACAGTATCAAAATCTATTAACAAATAGATTTTACACAACAttagattgtttgtttgttttcctaaACAAGTAGTACTTTTTATTTAGAACTTAGGAGAAGCAATAAGGAGCTTGAACTTTTTTGGAACATTAAAAAACTCACATGAAGCCGGTTGAAACGATGTCAAGCCTGCTTATTAGGGAAAAACTTTAAAGTCACttaataaaagaggaaaactcTTGATACTTTCATGATAACGTATGCTCGAATTTGAGTGgcacattatttacatgtatatttCGGTCCTGTTACAGCTGTTGTGGTTGGATATGCTTTAATTTAATGTGTTTCTCTGACAGTGTATAGGCCTGTAACAGGACAGTAGAAAGCAGCTTGTCTAATTTGACACTCCTGTGACTCAACAAAGTGTTAGTAAAGAAGGAAGGCGGAGTGGCCCTTTGCCCCATATTGTTATCAAGCTGCTGTGTTTAGTTCTCAGACCATCAGTGTATTGCATTACACTTGTCTGTCAGTATGTTAATATGCAGGTCAAATTTGATCTCACTATGGGAAAGTGATGCAGAAAGGCCAAAGAACAGGTCAATGTGCACAGACACGTAGATTGATCGCAGTCTGAGTCATCCATGTAGATTATATGACTGACTCTCGGGTGAATATAAAGTGAGAGCCAATGATTAAATTTATCTGTGTTCAATTTATTggatcatttattttgttaccaCATCCTGTAAACTCTCCGATTCAGCTAAGTGTTTTGCACAAAGATCGCTAATACTCATTTAGCACCTGCTCTAAATAAAAGCCCCATGATGGTGGTAAGGGTAGATAtccagtgtgtatgtgactctgcaggtgttttgttttttttttttgctttttaaatccAGAGTTCAGGTTTTATTATATAACACGTTAATAACTTTTATTGCTATAGGACAAATTTTATGATATAGAATAGCAATTAAATAAGGAAAGATCTacatgaaattaattaaaaatctaaGTGACTGCCTTATTAAAGGATGAAACCACTTCATAGATCATAGataaaatattcacacacaagtGCTTAATAGCATAAAAGAGATTTTGTTGTTTGGCCGCTTAAATTACGTGACATTCTGATTTTAATAATAGAAGTTGTGAAGTGAAACTACATTCTGTAGTTCAGTTTAACTACACACAAAATTTATAATGTAATCATAAAATTCTTCCAACTGAggataagaataataagaataattattttcgggaaaataaagataaagatcaactcaaatcagattttaaaaggaagattattttttcttttcacaaggaataacatttaaattgtaatttGCAGTAGTTACTCAGCAGGGCACTCAGCCTGTGCCCAGTGTGCCCCAGCCTGTGCCCAGTGTCGCCAGCTCTCCACAGAACATTCAGCCGGTAGCCATCCAGGCTCAGGTCCAGAGTTTGTCCCCAACTCCTATCCTCGCCGCCTCCTCCAGTCCTCCAGCACAGACTCATGTCCAGCAAGTTCCTGTAAGTGTGAGTACATGTGCACGCTGTGCCATTTACTGAGTTCTGTATTACACCTTgtgattaattgtgtgtgtgtgtgtgatctgcagGTCTTGTTGCAGCCTCAGTTCATCAAAGCAGAATCTCTCCTCCTCACCACCCTGAAGCCGGACGTGTCTATGATAACTACAGTCGCGTCTCCATGCATCACGTCTCTGACCACATCCACAGCTCCGATGCAGAGCACCTCACTGCAGGTAGCACTCTTGGTCCTCCATCCACTTTCTTACTTATTACTCATTACAACAAAGTCTTTCAATATTCCGCCAAAGCTTTAAATTTCCTTTCTAATCCAGAAGACTTCTTGACGCTTTCTCTGCATTACATCCCAATTCCTTTAAGATATTAAGCATGAATAATAAAGTTATCTATGGCACCCATAATAGACATAGAGCAGTAAATTCTTATTTATGATGCTTATAGTCAACAATGTATGAGGCATTGTAATAAATAGAGTTGTAAAGTTTAATGCATTTTGATAAATCATTTATAACAAACTGTATAATACCTTATTAAATgtagaatttaaatattttctaatattaatctaatctaatctaatctatgcAACTACATTTGCAAAAGTACATCACTGTATGTTCTTGAGTCACAGTTGGTTTTTGTTCACTTTCTCTtcactttctcactttctccctgTCAGGCTCTGATGAATGGCGGGACTATCCTGACCACAGTTCCTGTCATGGTGGACACAGAGAAGCTGCCCATTAACCGTATAGCCATTAGCAGCAAGCCAGGCATGCATTTCCATAAAGGCGAGAAGCGCACAGCGCACAACGCCATCGAGAAGCGCTACCGCTCTTCCATCAACGACAAGATCATCGAGCTCAAAGACCTGGTGGCTGGCACTGAGGCTAAGGTCTGCCTGCTACTGCCTTTTTTCTGTTCAAATGTAATATGTCGAATGCCTTCTACTGATATTTGGGCTTCAGTGGGCGAATGAATCTCTGTGTTCCAGCTGAATAAATCTGCAGTGCTGAGGAAAGCCATCGACTACATCCGCTACCTTCAGCAGTCCAACCAGAAACTAAAGCAGGAGAACATGGCTCTCAAAATGGCCAACCAAAAGAACAGTGAGTCCATTCATGTATCATGTGTTTACTTTAATAATGCTTCAAAGACTTCTGTACCTCTGTGGCTGGTTGCACTGCCAGGTTTAACTACTTAAATGTTTACACCCAGTTGAAACTTGAAGATCTAAATCCAGCTGATGTtcacagtgtaacagtgtaacagtgcgGGTCTTGACTTTAGcctgctgtttttgtgtttgtgtacagagtCTCTCAAAGACCTGGTGGCCATGGAGGTTGATGTAAAGGCTGAACTTCCCACTCCTCCAGCCTCTGATGCTGGGTCTCCGGAGCCCAGCGGCTCCTTCTCCCATTGCAGCAGTGACTCTGAACCTGACAGTCCCATGGGAGAGGACAGTAAGGTAGTGTGTCTAAGTTTTTAGTATTGTACATTTAGGAAAAAGGTCCATATAAAAGAGTTTTTCATAACGGACAGTAAGTTGTTTTTAGACCATGCTGATCATATCACAGCTTTCAGAATAGATTTCAgaaaacattgatttttttttaaaatttaatataaatatttctctctctctttcccacacAGCCTATGGCTAATGCTGAGAAGGCTGCTGGAGGGATGTTGGACCGCTCACGGATGGCTCTGTGCGCCTTcaccctcctcttcctctccttcaACCCGCTGGCGTCTCTGATGTGTGGGAGCCAAAGCAGGGCTGCAGAAGATGTTTCTCCAGGCCACGCAGGAACTGGCAGGACCATGCTTGCTGTTGATAATGCAGGTTCTGTTCCCTGTAACATACAGGATGAATTCTGATACACACTGTGGCCACATCTATTTAACATTTTGATATGTCAGGCTTTCACTAAACCAGATATGCAGACTCCTTCACGCTGACGTACACTATTGGCACTTACGGAGTGTGTATTTTGCAGCTGATTCATGGGGCTGGATGGATTGGATGCTGCCCACTCTGTTGGTGTGGCTGCTAAATGGTGTTCTGGTAGCTGGTGTTCTGATCAAGCTATTGGTGTATGGAGAGCCCATCACTAGACCACACTCTGAATCCTCCGTCCTCTTCTGGAGACACCGTAAACAGGCTGATCTCGACCTGGCCAGagtgagggacacacacacacacacacacacacacacacacacacagagacacacacttttttagGTCTTTTAGAATGAGcatcatttaaatttaatttagtaCCTTGCATGTTAGCCAGTTATCTAAATCTCCTGTGTTGTCTGTTTTCCTCTTATCATTTCAATGCAGGGAGACTTTGCCCAGGCCTCTCAGAACCTTTGGACATGTTTGAAGGCTCTTGGACGTCCTCTGCCCACCTCTCAGCTGGATTTGGCATGTGCTGTGCTCTGGTCCACCCTGCGTCTGTGGCTGCAGAGGCTGTGGGTAGGTCGCTGGCTGGCCTGCAGGGCTGGAACTCTGTGTGCCGATCGCCCCCTACAGGAGGATGCACGCAAGAGCAGCCGTGATGCCGCCCTCGTCTACCACCGCCTGCATCAGCTGCATATGACCGGTCAGAGAGAGTCTTAGCACATAGCTGATAGTGTGTGACATTCATGCAGGTGCTGCTTAATCTGACTGGCTCCTATGTGTCTGTAGGGAAGCTGGGTGGCAGCCACCTGTTCGCGATGCACATGGCACTGAGTGCGGTCAATCTAGCCGAGTGTGCTggagactgtctgtctgtggccACGCTGGCTGAGATCTATGTCTCTGCTGCCCTGAGAGTGAAAACCAGCTTGCCCCGCCTGCTGCATATCACCTCTGTAAGAACACTGATTGTGCTCTGTCTCCTCACCTTCTGTCATCTCTCACATTGATTCCTCTCCGTCTGTTTCTCACCCTGAGCATactatgtatgtgtctgtctgtctctctctctctctcacacacacacacagactctccctccatgtctgtctgtctctcactcttacactcactctATTTTCCActttgtgcctgtctgtctgtattcatCACTCTTACACTCTTGcctttgtttctgtctctctctgtctgttatgTCTGTCCCGCTTTCCCTCTTACAGTCtcactcctttctctctcctttgtgtctgtcggtgtgtgttaaCATCTAGGCCGATCATCCATTAATAATCAGATTGTATAAAAAATGCATGAAGCTAAATTGACATTTCTATCTAATTAACCCTTTAAACACTTGATTCAGTTATTCTTCTAAAGGAATATTATTCAGTAATTGGCGTGTGGATTAATCCTGACTTGTTACTGGTAAAACACACAGGAAAGGTGTGTAGTTTATAGAGTAGTTTATAAAGCATTTTCTCACTAACTGAGAGATGCTACGAATTTTAGTGAGTAAATATGGTGGATTTAATATAACAGgatattttaaagattttaaaatgcatATACATTGAACATGCAGAATTAACATTGGTTAATTGGTTACTTGACAGGAAATTAACACTAAATGTCCCTCAGTGCATgcgcattcatttgtttgtatgttgAATATATAACCCCGACTTTTTAACATGCTGCCAAGTTGAGAGTACATGTAAACAGTGCCTTAAGTTCATTTGTATTGACGCCCTTGCATTCACAGTGTACACAGCCTATAGGACATTCACATGCTGACACAGTTGACTCCGTCTCTTCTTGTCCCTAACTGTATATGTCTCGACTTTGTCCGTCTCTGTAGCGAGGCTTTCTGAGTCGTGCGCGACAGGCCTGTCTGTCCCCTAGTGGCAGTGTTCCTCCTGCCATGCAGTGGCTCTGCCACCCTCTGGGTCATCGCTTCTTTGTGGATGGCGACTGGTCTGTACGCAGCACCCCTAAAGAGAGCATCTACAGCCAGGCTGGAAACACAGGTGTgcccttatatatatatacacacacacacacatcatacagtctaataaattaaaaatggagCATGTGCACatataaaggcttttttttttaagtaatgttttgtttttggtttcagTGGATCCTCTGGCTCAGGTGACTCAGGCTTTCAGGGAGCACCTGCTGGAGAAGGCTCTGTACTGCGTCGCTCAGCCACGTGGAGACAAAAGCTCCAACGAAGGACAAGGGTGAGTCACAGCGAGCTCTTTTTTCACACATTGTCTTATAACTCTACACTCCAGACCTTAGAGTTGTACTCACTGCTTTTCTATCCACACTGCCGTCTGCCGTCGTGTGAGCACCATGTACACACTAGAATACAGTTTGGTTCTGCTCTGAGCTGAATGAACAATTCCCCATACAGCATTTGGAGCAATTgtgcttaaaataaaacaggagaAAGATATTCCTGTGTGAAGACAGCTCGGAGATCTTTATCTAGATaacacaatttatttgttttcatattcCTATTCACTGATAATAAATTTGATGGGCAGTGTGTGAATTATATGTGTATGTTGTCCTATAGCGAGTACTCCGATGCCCTGGAGTACCTGCAGCTGCTAAACAGTGCATCTGATGCTGCAGGAGCTACAACACAGGCCTTCGCCATCGGCTCTAACATGGCCACCGTCACCGGTCGGTTCCACGTCTGTCATTTTCAACAAAGCCTCCATTTTTATCGTTCAGGTTAattgaagggttttttttgtatgtgttagGATGTGACCCTCACTCAAAATGGTGGTCGTCCGTTGCCGTGGTGATTATTAACTGGTTGCAGGGAGATGACGTAGCGGCAGAGAGGTTGTATCCAGCGGTGGAGCACCTTCCGCGCAGTCTTCAGGCAGACgagtaagcacacacacacacacacagcggtcCAGACTGTTATAACAATAACTGttgtaagctttttttttaatgtttaattattgtAAGAAGCCAATAGtaatgatctatctatctatctatctatctatctatctatctatctatctatctatctatctatctatctgtctgtctatctatctatctctatttatttatatatatatatttataaaggcTTTATAATCCTTGAGGTTTTGTCACACGGTCTTTATCACTATATTCTTCTCTCTATCCACTCACCCTAAACTCTGTCTTGatggtttgttttaatttgaagTGCTCTGTGAGTCTGTGCTGCTTTCTGCTCCACCCTTTCTGactgtctgcctttctgtctgtttttttttcttcttctttttctttttgcatgcAGAAGTCCATTACCCAAAGCCTGTTTGAACATGTTTAAAGCAGTGCGTGCCCTGCTGGCCAAACCAGAGAACAGACAGCTGAGCCTGAACTACTGTGAGAAAGCCAGCAGCCTGTTCAGAGACAGCCTTAACCTGGGGCCACACTGCAGCAGCAGCACCTTAGATAAggtacagaaatatatacacacacacacacacacacagggttcaaATATgacaagtgtaaaaaaaaacaaacaaacctggGGAAACCTGGAGTCCATGTACAGTTAGAGGTGAACTCGTCGTGTCTTGGCCTGAGCTGTGGTGCATTGTAGTTGCATTGCATGTGACTGAACAGAGTGCAATGTTCCTGCAGTGCAGCACAGAGCTGAGTCTCTTTAATTCTTGGACCAATGATGAGCAAAGGATGCTTTATTTCTGATTCAAGTGAGCTTGTCACATTCTGATCAGTCTAGAACTTTAATACATTGCGTATGTATTAGGACAATGGagcaatttaaaaacattttctactaacatgatttattttaagttattaCAGTTTGGATCGGTTAAACAGTTAATTAAAcctataaatataacacagtgtaGTTTAAGAATTAAATAACTGCttatgatggtggtggtggtggtgattttgtgtattgttttctaATAATCTAAAGACACTAATAACATTATACTGTGTTCTTGTCTCTtgttccttctctctgtcttcatGCCTGTAGTTAGTGCAGTTGTTACTGTGTGATCTGCTGCTGGTGACGCGCACCAGCCTGTGGCGAGAGCAGCAGATTTGTTCTCCGGCTTCCCCTCAGCAGAGCTCGGCCTCAGCCGCTTCTCCAGCCGAGCTTCAGGGCTTCCAGCAGGACCTGAGCTCTCTGCGCAAACTCGCCCA
Coding sequences within it:
- the srebf1 gene encoding sterol regulatory element-binding protein 1 isoform X3 is translated as MNNNMSFDDPSLDSLDPSISLNDPSDIDTALLNDIDDMLQLIHNQEIQEFPEFLFDHTTFPPPPAPTHDLSTLAPSSLALTSHTSSTSSNSSTILSSSPHLDALLGPPVSHSSSTPEKTFHAPKFQQSSSTKVTSTPVASSQVKQLKAQTAQPVLHPPSQAPQSPTFTSSPQQPVTNYTNPNGYTGIVVTQQGTQPVPSVPQPVPSVASSPQNIQPVAIQAQVQSLSPTPILAASSSPPAQTHVQQVPVLLQPQFIKAESLLLTTLKPDVSMITTVASPCITSLTTSTAPMQSTSLQALMNGGTILTTVPVMVDTEKLPINRIAISSKPGMHFHKGEKRTAHNAIEKRYRSSINDKIIELKDLVAGTEAKLNKSAVLRKAIDYIRYLQQSNQKLKQENMALKMANQKNKSLKDLVAMEVDVKAELPTPPASDAGSPEPSGSFSHCSSDSEPDSPMGEDSKPMANAEKAAGGMLDRSRMALCAFTLLFLSFNPLASLMCGSQSRAAEDVSPGHAGTGRTMLAVDNAADSWGWMDWMLPTLLVWLLNGVLVAGVLIKLLVYGEPITRPHSESSVLFWRHRKQADLDLARGDFAQASQNLWTCLKALGRPLPTSQLDLACAVLWSTLRLWLQRLWVGRWLACRAGTLCADRPLQEDARKSSRDAALVYHRLHQLHMTGKLGGSHLFAMHMALSAVNLAECAGDCLSVATLAEIYVSAALRVKTSLPRLLHITSRGFLSRARQACLSPSGSVPPAMQWLCHPLGHRFFVDGDWSVRSTPKESIYSQAGNTVDPLAQVTQAFREHLLEKALYCVAQPRGDKSSNEGQGEYSDALEYLQLLNSASDAAGATTQAFAIGSNMATVTGCDPHSKWWSSVAVVIINWLQGDDVAAERLYPAVEHLPRSLQADESPLPKACLNMFKAVRALLAKPENRQLSLNYCEKASSLFRDSLNLGPHCSSSTLDKLVQLLLCDLLLVTRTSLWREQQICSPASPQQSSASAASPAELQGFQQDLSSLRKLAHSFRPAMRRLFLHEATARLMAGASPTRTHQLLDRSLRRRATPGGKIEECETRPGQREQAEAAMLACWYLPPSFLSAPGQRVGMLADAARTLEKLGDKRTLHDCQQMIIKLGSGTTVAST
- the srebf1 gene encoding sterol regulatory element-binding protein 1 isoform X2, encoding MNNNMSFDDPSLDSLDPSISLNDPSDIDTALLNDIDDMLQLIHNQEIQEFPEFLFDHTTFPPPPAPTHDLSTLAPSSLALTSHTSSTSSNSSTILSSSPHLDALLGPPVSHSSSTPEKTFHAPKFQQSSSTKVTSTPVASSQVKQLKAQTAQPVLHPPSQAPQSPTFTSSPQQPVTNYTNPNGYTGIVTQQGTQPVPSVPQPVPSVASSPQNIQPVAIQAQVQSLSPTPILAASSSPPAQTHVQQVPVSVLLQPQFIKAESLLLTTLKPDVSMITTVASPCITSLTTSTAPMQSTSLQALMNGGTILTTVPVMVDTEKLPINRIAISSKPGMHFHKGEKRTAHNAIEKRYRSSINDKIIELKDLVAGTEAKLNKSAVLRKAIDYIRYLQQSNQKLKQENMALKMANQKNKSLKDLVAMEVDVKAELPTPPASDAGSPEPSGSFSHCSSDSEPDSPMGEDSKPMANAEKAAGGMLDRSRMALCAFTLLFLSFNPLASLMCGSQSRAAEDVSPGHAGTGRTMLAVDNAADSWGWMDWMLPTLLVWLLNGVLVAGVLIKLLVYGEPITRPHSESSVLFWRHRKQADLDLARGDFAQASQNLWTCLKALGRPLPTSQLDLACAVLWSTLRLWLQRLWVGRWLACRAGTLCADRPLQEDARKSSRDAALVYHRLHQLHMTGKLGGSHLFAMHMALSAVNLAECAGDCLSVATLAEIYVSAALRVKTSLPRLLHITSRGFLSRARQACLSPSGSVPPAMQWLCHPLGHRFFVDGDWSVRSTPKESIYSQAGNTVDPLAQVTQAFREHLLEKALYCVAQPRGDKSSNEGQGEYSDALEYLQLLNSASDAAGATTQAFAIGSNMATVTGCDPHSKWWSSVAVVIINWLQGDDVAAERLYPAVEHLPRSLQADESPLPKACLNMFKAVRALLAKPENRQLSLNYCEKASSLFRDSLNLGPHCSSSTLDKLVQLLLCDLLLVTRTSLWREQQICSPASPQQSSASAASPAELQGFQQDLSSLRKLAHSFRPAMRRLFLHEATARLMAGASPTRTHQLLDRSLRRRATPGGKIEECETRPGQREQAEAAMLACWYLPPSFLSAPGQRVGMLADAARTLEKLGDKRTLHDCQQMIIKLGSGTTVAST
- the srebf1 gene encoding sterol regulatory element-binding protein 1 isoform X1 produces the protein MNNNMSFDDPSLDSLDPSISLNDPSDIDTALLNDIDDMLQLIHNQEIQEFPEFLFDHTTFPPPPAPTHDLSTLAPSSLALTSHTSSTSSNSSTILSSSPHLDALLGPPVSHSSSTPEKTFHAPKFQQSSSTKVTSTPVASSQVKQLKAQTAQPVLHPPSQAPQSPTFTSSPQQPVTNYTNPNGYTGIVVTQQGTQPVPSVPQPVPSVASSPQNIQPVAIQAQVQSLSPTPILAASSSPPAQTHVQQVPVSVLLQPQFIKAESLLLTTLKPDVSMITTVASPCITSLTTSTAPMQSTSLQALMNGGTILTTVPVMVDTEKLPINRIAISSKPGMHFHKGEKRTAHNAIEKRYRSSINDKIIELKDLVAGTEAKLNKSAVLRKAIDYIRYLQQSNQKLKQENMALKMANQKNKSLKDLVAMEVDVKAELPTPPASDAGSPEPSGSFSHCSSDSEPDSPMGEDSKPMANAEKAAGGMLDRSRMALCAFTLLFLSFNPLASLMCGSQSRAAEDVSPGHAGTGRTMLAVDNAADSWGWMDWMLPTLLVWLLNGVLVAGVLIKLLVYGEPITRPHSESSVLFWRHRKQADLDLARGDFAQASQNLWTCLKALGRPLPTSQLDLACAVLWSTLRLWLQRLWVGRWLACRAGTLCADRPLQEDARKSSRDAALVYHRLHQLHMTGKLGGSHLFAMHMALSAVNLAECAGDCLSVATLAEIYVSAALRVKTSLPRLLHITSRGFLSRARQACLSPSGSVPPAMQWLCHPLGHRFFVDGDWSVRSTPKESIYSQAGNTVDPLAQVTQAFREHLLEKALYCVAQPRGDKSSNEGQGEYSDALEYLQLLNSASDAAGATTQAFAIGSNMATVTGCDPHSKWWSSVAVVIINWLQGDDVAAERLYPAVEHLPRSLQADESPLPKACLNMFKAVRALLAKPENRQLSLNYCEKASSLFRDSLNLGPHCSSSTLDKLVQLLLCDLLLVTRTSLWREQQICSPASPQQSSASAASPAELQGFQQDLSSLRKLAHSFRPAMRRLFLHEATARLMAGASPTRTHQLLDRSLRRRATPGGKIEECETRPGQREQAEAAMLACWYLPPSFLSAPGQRVGMLADAARTLEKLGDKRTLHDCQQMIIKLGSGTTVAST
- the srebf1 gene encoding sterol regulatory element-binding protein 1 isoform X5; amino-acid sequence: MNNNMSFDDPSLDSLDPSISLNDPSDIDTALLNDIDDMLQLIHNQEIQEFPEFLFDHTTFPPPPAPTHDLSTLAPSSLALTSHTSSTSSNSSTILSSSPHLDALLGPPVSHSSSTPEKTFHAPKFQQSSSTKVTSTPVASSQVKQLKAQTAQPVLHPPSQAPQSPTFTSSPQQPVTNYTNPNGYTVVTQQGTQPVPSVPQPVPSVASSPQNIQPVAIQAQVQSLSPTPILAASSSPPAQTHVQQVPVLLQPQFIKAESLLLTTLKPDVSMITTVASPCITSLTTSTAPMQSTSLQALMNGGTILTTVPVMVDTEKLPINRIAISSKPGMHFHKGEKRTAHNAIEKRYRSSINDKIIELKDLVAGTEAKLNKSAVLRKAIDYIRYLQQSNQKLKQENMALKMANQKNKSLKDLVAMEVDVKAELPTPPASDAGSPEPSGSFSHCSSDSEPDSPMGEDSKPMANAEKAAGGMLDRSRMALCAFTLLFLSFNPLASLMCGSQSRAAEDVSPGHAGTGRTMLAVDNAADSWGWMDWMLPTLLVWLLNGVLVAGVLIKLLVYGEPITRPHSESSVLFWRHRKQADLDLARGDFAQASQNLWTCLKALGRPLPTSQLDLACAVLWSTLRLWLQRLWVGRWLACRAGTLCADRPLQEDARKSSRDAALVYHRLHQLHMTGKLGGSHLFAMHMALSAVNLAECAGDCLSVATLAEIYVSAALRVKTSLPRLLHITSRGFLSRARQACLSPSGSVPPAMQWLCHPLGHRFFVDGDWSVRSTPKESIYSQAGNTVDPLAQVTQAFREHLLEKALYCVAQPRGDKSSNEGQGEYSDALEYLQLLNSASDAAGATTQAFAIGSNMATVTGCDPHSKWWSSVAVVIINWLQGDDVAAERLYPAVEHLPRSLQADESPLPKACLNMFKAVRALLAKPENRQLSLNYCEKASSLFRDSLNLGPHCSSSTLDKLVQLLLCDLLLVTRTSLWREQQICSPASPQQSSASAASPAELQGFQQDLSSLRKLAHSFRPAMRRLFLHEATARLMAGASPTRTHQLLDRSLRRRATPGGKIEECETRPGQREQAEAAMLACWYLPPSFLSAPGQRVGMLADAARTLEKLGDKRTLHDCQQMIIKLGSGTTVAST